Proteins from one Nitrobacteraceae bacterium AZCC 2146 genomic window:
- a CDS encoding 2-methylcitrate dehydratase PrpD (product_source=COG2079; cath_funfam=1.10.4100.10,3.30.1330.120; cog=COG2079; pfam=PF03972,PF19305; superfamily=103378) — protein sequence MADETATLAAYVADLKFDDIPQEVLERAKVLTLDYLGSTIRARRDAESTPALLKMLEALALDGKGEATVFGDSKTWTPPVAALLNGALGHSLDFDDTHADSSLHPSAPVVPAAFAVGEMVGASGKQVLTAIVAGYEVCCRLGNALDPTSHYARGFHPTATAGTYGAAAAAGKLFGLSKEQLISAFGVSGSQAAGSLQFLVNGAWNKRYQVGAAAMNGVIAATLARNDFIGATESVEGKHGLLVGYSDNAHPEKAVAGLGKIYETMKIGVKPYPSCRYTHAAIDAIIAMRREHNLTPDQIRRVEVGLHRNGITLTGDATTKRHPTSIVGGQFSMFFTGALALDQGRFGWDDYGRLGDAAIDALADRFDVVQDERLEGKTHPFGARVSITTDDGVHERIYADPSGEPSSFPDAQAMQQKFLQLARPVLNGGAEKFADAILSLERFDRVATATALGRE from the coding sequence ATGGCCGATGAAACCGCAACGCTCGCCGCCTATGTCGCGGACCTGAAATTCGATGACATTCCCCAGGAAGTGCTGGAGCGCGCCAAGGTTCTGACGCTGGATTACCTCGGCAGCACGATCCGGGCGCGGCGCGATGCGGAATCCACACCGGCCCTGTTGAAGATGCTGGAAGCGCTGGCGCTCGACGGCAAGGGCGAGGCCACCGTGTTTGGCGACAGCAAGACCTGGACACCGCCCGTCGCCGCCTTGCTCAATGGCGCGCTCGGCCATTCGCTCGATTTTGACGACACCCACGCGGATTCCTCGCTGCATCCCAGCGCCCCCGTAGTGCCTGCCGCCTTTGCTGTCGGCGAGATGGTCGGCGCCTCCGGCAAGCAGGTGCTCACCGCGATCGTCGCCGGCTATGAAGTCTGCTGCCGGCTCGGCAATGCGCTCGACCCGACCTCGCATTACGCCCGCGGCTTCCATCCCACCGCCACCGCCGGCACCTATGGCGCGGCGGCCGCCGCTGGAAAGCTGTTCGGACTTTCGAAAGAGCAGCTCATCTCGGCCTTTGGCGTGTCCGGCAGCCAGGCCGCCGGTTCGCTGCAGTTCCTCGTCAACGGCGCCTGGAACAAGCGCTACCAGGTCGGCGCCGCCGCAATGAACGGCGTCATCGCCGCGACGCTGGCGCGCAACGATTTCATCGGCGCCACGGAATCGGTCGAAGGCAAGCATGGATTGCTGGTTGGCTACAGCGACAACGCCCACCCGGAAAAGGCCGTCGCCGGACTCGGCAAAATCTACGAGACCATGAAAATCGGCGTCAAACCCTATCCGAGCTGCCGTTACACCCACGCTGCCATCGACGCCATCATCGCCATGCGCCGCGAGCACAATCTCACGCCGGACCAGATCAGGCGCGTTGAGGTCGGCTTGCACCGCAACGGCATCACGCTGACCGGCGACGCCACCACCAAGCGGCACCCGACCTCGATCGTCGGCGGCCAGTTCTCGATGTTTTTCACCGGCGCGTTGGCGCTGGATCAGGGCCGGTTCGGCTGGGATGATTACGGCAGGCTCGGCGACGCCGCTATCGACGCGCTGGCGGATCGTTTTGACGTGGTCCAGGACGAACGCCTCGAGGGCAAGACGCACCCGTTCGGCGCCCGCGTCAGCATCACCACCGATGACGGCGTGCATGAACGGATCTACGCCGACCCCTCCGGCGAGCCATCGTCGTTTCCCGACGCGCAAGCGATGCAGCAGAAGTTTTTGCAGCTGGCGCGCCCGGTGCTGAACGGCGGCGCGGAGAAATTCGCCGACGCCATCCTGTCGCTGGAGCGTTTTGATCGCGTCGCAACGGCGACGGCGCTGGGACGAGAGTAG
- a CDS encoding uncharacterized protein (DUF1330 family)/uncharacterized protein YjiS (DUF1127 family) (product_source=COG5470/COG5457; cath_funfam=1.20.5.550; cog=COG5457,COG5470; pfam=PF06568,PF07045; superfamily=54909), which produces MSDDGFDPRSYDVRYLTPLQWTARKRSIIERAHAERRRTIRLMFACAIGAVRSACRRMRHRQEARDALRSMTDYELKDIGLARSGIEAAIRRGEQDANSATLSEPRQLWRAMMSKAYWIVRVSVRDEEHYPEYLAAARPAFEKFGARFIVRGGAFETMEGSARDRNVVVEFADRATATACYRSAEYDAAKAIRQKYAEADFIIIDGP; this is translated from the coding sequence ATGTCCGACGACGGGTTCGATCCGCGCTCGTATGACGTTCGATACCTGACGCCGCTGCAATGGACTGCACGGAAGAGATCCATCATCGAGCGGGCGCATGCCGAGCGTCGCCGGACAATTCGTCTGATGTTTGCGTGTGCCATTGGCGCGGTTCGGAGCGCCTGTCGTCGCATGCGCCACCGGCAGGAGGCGCGCGACGCGCTTCGTTCCATGACCGATTACGAATTGAAGGATATCGGCCTTGCGCGTTCCGGGATCGAAGCCGCGATCCGGCGCGGCGAGCAGGATGCGAACTCGGCGACTTTGTCTGAACCACGCCAACTTTGGAGAGCCATGATGTCGAAAGCCTATTGGATCGTGCGCGTTTCGGTCCGTGACGAGGAGCACTATCCGGAATACCTGGCCGCCGCGCGTCCGGCATTCGAAAAATTCGGCGCGAGGTTTATCGTACGCGGCGGTGCGTTCGAGACGATGGAAGGCAGCGCCCGCGATCGCAACGTGGTGGTCGAATTTGCCGACCGCGCCACCGCGACGGCGTGCTATCGCAGCGCGGAATATGACGCTGCCAAAGCGATCCGTCAGAAGTATGCCGAGGCCGACTTCATCATCATCGACGGCCCATAG
- a CDS encoding DNA-binding transcriptional LysR family regulator (product_source=COG0583; cath_funfam=1.10.10.10,3.40.190.10; cog=COG0583; pfam=PF00126,PF03466; superfamily=46785,53850), which translates to MDLSELGIFRAVVREGGVTRAAERLHRVQSNVTTRVRQLEDDLGTSLFIREGKRLHLTPAGQVLLGYADRLLALADEARTAVQDPRPRGVFRLGAMESTAAVRLPEPLNQFHQLYPDVVLELRIGNPETLAKALLAGELDAAFVAEPIADAPFEKMHAFEEESVIVSAAGHPAIGKRGSPPRSVLVFENGCPHRKRLEDWYARRGEMPERTIELGSYHAMLGCVVAGMGIALLPESVLTTFPEGKRLTVHRLPSGENRAETVLIWRKGAGSPNIQALQQVLRDGATSDGGRTKRKN; encoded by the coding sequence ATGGATCTATCCGAACTGGGCATCTTCCGTGCCGTGGTGCGCGAGGGCGGCGTGACCCGCGCCGCGGAGCGGCTGCATCGCGTGCAGTCCAATGTGACGACGCGGGTTCGTCAACTTGAGGACGATCTCGGCACATCGCTGTTCATCCGCGAGGGCAAGCGCCTGCATCTGACGCCGGCAGGCCAGGTGCTGCTCGGCTATGCCGACCGGCTGCTCGCGCTGGCCGACGAGGCCCGCACCGCGGTCCAGGATCCGCGGCCTCGCGGCGTGTTTCGTCTTGGCGCGATGGAAAGCACCGCGGCGGTGCGATTGCCCGAACCGCTGAACCAGTTTCACCAGCTCTATCCCGACGTGGTGCTGGAGCTTCGTATCGGCAATCCGGAAACTTTGGCGAAAGCGCTTCTCGCCGGCGAACTCGACGCTGCCTTCGTCGCCGAGCCCATCGCGGATGCCCCTTTCGAGAAAATGCACGCTTTTGAGGAAGAATCGGTGATCGTTTCGGCCGCCGGTCATCCTGCTATCGGCAAAAGGGGCAGCCCTCCGCGCTCGGTTCTCGTCTTCGAGAACGGCTGCCCGCATCGCAAGCGACTGGAGGACTGGTACGCCAGGCGCGGCGAGATGCCTGAGCGCACCATCGAACTCGGCTCATACCACGCCATGCTCGGCTGCGTCGTGGCCGGCATGGGCATCGCTTTGCTGCCGGAAAGCGTGCTGACGACATTTCCGGAGGGCAAGCGGCTGACCGTTCATCGCCTGCCGTCCGGCGAAAATCGCGCCGAAACCGTGCTGATCTGGCGCAAGGGCGCGGGGTCACCAAACATTCAGGCGCTGCAACAGGTGCTGCGCGATGGCGCCACGTCCGACGGTGGCCGCACTAAACGGAAGAACTAA
- a CDS encoding hypothetical protein (product_source=Hypo-rule applied; cath_funfam=2.60.120.560; cleavage_site_network=SignalP-noTM; pfam=PF06439; superfamily=49899): protein MKRVFAIAAVSVLGFAALQYSSTAYSQSEGGWVTLLDSTKMGDWDQVGEANWTMKDGALVADKLAGKDLSYLVTKTSYKDFQIKAEFWTDEEANSGVFIRCDTNKMIDSKVCYEVNIFDKRPDPSYGTGAIVDVAKVNPMPKAAGKWNTYEISAQGPHLVVTLNGEKTADVQDSKHAAGPFALQYGSGVVKFRKVQIRPL from the coding sequence ATGAAACGCGTTTTCGCGATCGCAGCCGTGTCAGTACTCGGCTTTGCTGCTTTGCAGTATTCCAGCACGGCCTACAGTCAGTCCGAAGGTGGATGGGTGACGCTGCTGGACAGCACCAAAATGGGCGACTGGGATCAGGTCGGCGAGGCCAACTGGACGATGAAGGACGGCGCACTTGTTGCCGACAAGCTCGCCGGTAAGGACCTTTCCTACCTTGTCACCAAAACCTCCTACAAGGATTTTCAGATCAAGGCTGAGTTCTGGACCGACGAGGAAGCCAACAGCGGCGTCTTCATTCGCTGCGACACCAACAAGATGATCGATTCCAAGGTCTGCTACGAGGTCAACATCTTCGACAAGCGGCCAGATCCATCCTACGGCACCGGCGCGATCGTTGATGTCGCCAAGGTCAATCCGATGCCGAAGGCCGCCGGCAAATGGAACACCTACGAGATCAGCGCCCAGGGTCCGCATCTGGTCGTCACGCTCAACGGCGAAAAAACCGCCGACGTTCAGGACAGCAAACACGCGGCCGGCCCATTCGCCCTGCAATACGGCTCCGGCGTGGTGAAATTCCGCAAGGTGCAGATCAGGCCGCTATAG
- a CDS encoding redox-sensitive bicupin YhaK (pirin superfamily) (product_source=COG1741; cath_funfam=2.60.120.10; cog=COG1741; pfam=PF02678,PF05726; superfamily=51182) gives MSWQPSNDPILGDPQSCDALELVIVPRTRDLGDGFEVRRALPHGKRQMVGPFIFFDHFGPVQFMSGKGMDVRPHPHIGLATVTYLFDGSIMHRDSEGNVREIQPGAMNLMTAGRGIAHSERTPDVQRKNGQKMLGLQSWIALPVGSEEIAPSFQHYGADSLPTVQETGFSARVIAGKAFGVMSPVSMVSPWFYAEVAVEAGVSVPLDPDHEERAIYIVDGEIEIAGDRYEGPRLLIFRPGDAITVKARRNTRMMFLGGDALEGPRHLWWNFVSSSKERIEQAKQDWKTGRFAHVPNEHEFIPLPE, from the coding sequence ATGAGCTGGCAACCCTCCAACGATCCGATTCTCGGCGACCCGCAGTCCTGCGACGCCCTTGAGCTGGTGATCGTGCCCCGCACCCGCGATCTTGGCGACGGTTTCGAGGTCCGCCGCGCGCTGCCGCATGGCAAGCGGCAGATGGTCGGCCCCTTCATCTTCTTCGATCATTTCGGCCCGGTGCAGTTCATGTCCGGCAAGGGCATGGACGTGCGGCCGCATCCGCATATCGGCCTCGCCACCGTCACCTACCTGTTCGACGGCAGCATCATGCACCGCGACAGCGAGGGCAATGTCCGCGAGATCCAGCCCGGCGCCATGAACCTGATGACCGCCGGCCGCGGCATCGCCCATTCCGAGCGCACGCCCGACGTGCAGCGCAAGAACGGCCAGAAGATGCTCGGCCTGCAGAGCTGGATCGCGCTGCCGGTCGGCTCCGAGGAAATCGCGCCGTCGTTCCAGCATTACGGCGCCGACAGCCTGCCCACCGTACAGGAGACTGGATTTTCCGCGCGCGTGATCGCCGGCAAGGCCTTCGGCGTCATGTCGCCGGTTTCGATGGTGTCGCCGTGGTTCTATGCCGAGGTCGCGGTTGAGGCCGGCGTCTCGGTGCCGCTCGACCCCGACCACGAGGAGCGCGCGATCTATATAGTCGATGGCGAGATCGAAATCGCCGGCGACCGCTATGAAGGCCCGCGGCTGCTGATCTTCCGGCCCGGCGACGCCATCACCGTCAAGGCGCGGCGCAACACCCGGATGATGTTCCTCGGCGGCGACGCGCTGGAAGGCCCGCGGCATCTGTGGTGGAATTTCGTCTCCTCCAGCAAGGAGCGGATCGAGCAGGCCAAGCAGGACTGGAAGACCGGCCGCTTCGCCCACGTCCCCAACGAGCACGAATTCATTCCGCTGCCGGAATAA
- a CDS encoding phosphoribosylaminoimidazole-succinocarboxamide synthase (product_source=KO:K01923; cath_funfam=3.30.200.20,3.30.470.20; cog=COG0152; ko=KO:K01923; pfam=PF01259; superfamily=56104; tigrfam=TIGR00081) — protein MTTMSASDLPLPLIGRGKVRDIYAVGEDRVLLLTTDRISAFDVVMAETIPMKGAVLTQISAWWFNQLGGVVPHHMISADADAIIRQVPALQGHRASLAGRAMLCRRTTVFPIECVIRGYLSGSAWKEYAAQGTLAGEKLADGLLESEKLEPSIFSPATKAETGHDENITIAKMREILGDETTYALESMTRAVYTQGEEIARERGIIIADTKFEFGREADGRIILIDEVMTPDSSRFWAADVYKTGQPQPSFDKQPLRDYLDIERRAGRWNGEAPPPPLPASVIEATSRRYLEAYRRLTGAELVVS, from the coding sequence ATGACCACGATGTCCGCCAGCGACCTGCCGCTTCCTTTGATCGGGCGCGGCAAGGTGCGCGATATCTACGCTGTCGGCGAGGACCGCGTGCTGCTGCTCACCACCGACCGCATCAGCGCGTTCGACGTGGTGATGGCGGAGACGATCCCGATGAAGGGCGCGGTGCTGACCCAGATCAGCGCGTGGTGGTTCAACCAGCTCGGCGGCGTGGTGCCGCATCACATGATCTCGGCCGACGCCGACGCCATCATCAGGCAAGTGCCTGCGCTGCAGGGCCATCGCGCCTCGCTCGCCGGCCGCGCCATGCTGTGCAGGCGCACCACCGTGTTTCCGATCGAATGCGTGATCCGCGGCTATCTGTCCGGCTCGGCCTGGAAGGAATATGCCGCACAGGGCACGCTGGCCGGCGAGAAACTCGCCGATGGCCTGCTGGAAAGCGAAAAGCTGGAGCCGTCGATCTTCAGCCCGGCGACCAAGGCCGAGACCGGCCACGACGAGAACATCACCATCGCAAAAATGCGCGAGATCCTCGGCGACGAAACCACCTATGCGCTGGAGAGCATGACCCGCGCGGTCTACACCCAGGGCGAGGAAATCGCCCGCGAGCGGGGCATCATCATCGCCGACACCAAATTCGAATTCGGCCGCGAGGCCGACGGCCGGATCATTCTGATCGACGAGGTGATGACCCCCGACAGTTCGCGGTTCTGGGCGGCAGACGTCTACAAGACCGGCCAGCCGCAGCCGAGCTTCGACAAGCAGCCGCTGCGCGACTATCTCGACATCGAGCGCCGCGCCGGCCGCTGGAATGGCGAAGCGCCACCGCCGCCGCTGCCCGCCAGCGTCATCGAGGCGACCAGCAGACGCTACCTCGAAGCCTATCGCCGTCTGACCGGCGCGGAGCTGGTGGTTTCGTAA
- a CDS encoding SulP family sulfate permease (product_source=KO:K03321; cath_funfam=2.60.120.10,3.30.750.24; cog=COG0659,COG0664; ko=KO:K03321; pfam=PF00027,PF00916,PF01740; smart=SM00100; superfamily=51206,52091; transmembrane_helix_parts=Inside_1_19,TMhelix_20_42,Outside_43_51,TMhelix_52_74,Inside_75_80,TMhelix_81_100,Outside_101_109,TMhelix_110_132,Inside_133_144,TMhelix_145_167,Outside_168_181,TMhelix_182_201,Inside_202_207,TMhelix_208_230,Outside_231_265,TMhelix_266_288,Inside_289_308,TMhelix_309_331,Outside_332_355,TMhelix_356_378,Inside_379_398,TMhelix_399_421,Outside_422_731), with product MADSSTFAPKLAAWRNDVFAGAVASVLTVTFGLSYAVLIFAGPLAPLLPYGVAATFISAAIAAAVIALGSTFPFAIAGPESSTAAVTAILSAALVEHMVAADPSAALLGPVLITLSAATVVTGIVLCGFGLSRMGRAIRYVPYPVIGGFLGATACLIVAGAIQVITGQKLQFAALATLANAMTLYELLAASALALTIYLIWHRSRNPLALPAILVAGVVATHICFRIAGVSIADAQAMGWTFATLPKATLTLPWEFIGAARYPWEALPGMIGNFIAVIFVTAISTLFNTTGVEVATHREANLERELNATGAANIIIGALGGYASCASISRTMLNFNSGATGRLSGLTVAAISACMLVVDPALLGYMPKFVLGGLLLYLGMEQLHRWIIESRRRLSTLDYLSLLAIIVIIMQWGFVAGVLIGVVIGCTTFALSVSRVSSIKYGFDGSEYRSSLDRSLDDQRALAAHGREIQGLNLQSYLFFGSANRLYQHVKSLLRRNPECRYLVFDFKLVTGIDSSAAHSFAQIKRTAHERGIRLVLANLQTSAERNLRASQFIGDDVSVVGELDRALEWCENEVIARHRGLAQEEGSLRDWFTKILRTTDDADELMRRCQRVEVGAGEIIVHAGDAADSMHFILDGRVGIMVPAGDGRLTRVRSLGRYTTVGEMGLVADAPRSATIQAEIASVLYVLRAAAFEDIKLNHAALSQKLLTYFVSVMAERLAFASRMIAVLRR from the coding sequence GTGGCTGATTCATCCACTTTCGCCCCAAAGCTTGCCGCCTGGCGCAACGACGTGTTCGCCGGCGCCGTCGCCAGCGTGCTCACCGTCACCTTCGGCCTGTCCTATGCGGTGCTGATCTTTGCGGGGCCGCTGGCGCCGTTGCTGCCCTATGGCGTAGCCGCGACCTTCATTTCCGCAGCCATCGCAGCCGCCGTGATTGCGCTCGGCAGTACCTTTCCCTTTGCGATCGCCGGGCCTGAAAGTTCGACCGCCGCGGTGACCGCGATCCTGTCGGCGGCGCTGGTCGAGCATATGGTCGCGGCCGATCCCTCGGCTGCCTTGCTCGGCCCGGTACTGATCACACTGTCGGCCGCCACCGTCGTCACCGGCATCGTGCTTTGCGGCTTCGGCCTCAGTCGGATGGGTCGCGCGATCCGCTACGTGCCCTATCCGGTAATCGGCGGGTTCCTCGGCGCCACCGCCTGCCTGATCGTCGCCGGCGCGATTCAGGTCATCACCGGCCAGAAACTTCAGTTTGCAGCGTTGGCCACCCTTGCCAATGCCATGACGCTCTACGAACTGCTGGCCGCCTCCGCGCTGGCGCTGACGATCTACCTGATCTGGCATCGCTCGCGAAATCCATTGGCCTTGCCGGCGATCCTGGTCGCCGGCGTCGTCGCCACCCATATCTGCTTTCGGATCGCGGGCGTGTCGATCGCCGACGCACAGGCGATGGGGTGGACTTTCGCGACGCTGCCGAAAGCCACTTTGACGCTCCCCTGGGAGTTCATCGGCGCGGCACGCTATCCGTGGGAGGCGCTGCCGGGGATGATCGGCAACTTCATCGCCGTGATCTTCGTGACCGCCATCAGTACCTTGTTCAATACCACCGGCGTCGAGGTCGCGACCCATCGCGAGGCCAACCTGGAGCGCGAGCTCAACGCCACCGGCGCTGCCAACATCATCATCGGCGCCTTGGGCGGCTACGCCAGCTGCGCCTCGATCAGCCGCACCATGCTGAATTTCAACAGCGGCGCGACCGGCCGCCTGTCCGGCCTGACCGTCGCGGCCATCTCGGCTTGCATGCTGGTGGTCGATCCCGCCTTGCTCGGCTACATGCCGAAATTCGTGCTCGGCGGACTGCTGCTCTATCTTGGCATGGAGCAGCTGCACCGCTGGATCATCGAATCGCGGCGGCGGCTATCGACGCTCGATTACCTCTCGCTGCTGGCGATCATCGTCATCATCATGCAATGGGGTTTTGTCGCCGGGGTGCTGATCGGCGTCGTGATCGGCTGCACCACCTTCGCCCTGAGCGTATCGCGCGTCAGCTCCATCAAATACGGGTTCGACGGGTCGGAATATCGCAGCTCGCTGGACCGGTCGCTGGACGATCAACGGGCGCTCGCGGCCCATGGGCGCGAAATCCAGGGCCTCAACCTGCAGAGCTATCTGTTCTTCGGCTCGGCCAACCGGCTGTATCAGCACGTCAAGTCCCTGCTGCGGCGCAATCCCGAATGCCGATATCTGGTATTCGATTTCAAGCTGGTGACCGGCATCGATTCGTCGGCGGCGCACAGCTTCGCCCAGATCAAGCGGACTGCGCATGAGCGCGGCATCCGGCTGGTCCTCGCCAATCTCCAGACCTCGGCCGAACGGAATCTGCGCGCCAGCCAGTTCATCGGCGATGACGTCAGTGTGGTTGGAGAACTGGATCGCGCGCTGGAGTGGTGCGAGAACGAGGTGATCGCCCGGCATCGCGGGCTGGCGCAGGAGGAAGGCAGCCTGCGCGACTGGTTCACGAAAATCCTGCGCACCACCGACGACGCCGATGAATTGATGCGGCGCTGCCAGCGCGTCGAAGTCGGCGCCGGCGAGATCATCGTCCACGCCGGCGACGCCGCCGATTCGATGCATTTCATCCTCGACGGCCGCGTCGGCATCATGGTTCCGGCCGGCGACGGACGGCTGACGCGGGTGCGCAGCCTCGGCCGCTATACGACGGTGGGCGAAATGGGTCTGGTCGCCGACGCGCCGCGCAGCGCCACCATCCAGGCGGAAATCGCCAGCGTGCTTTACGTGCTGCGCGCCGCGGCGTTCGAAGACATCAAGCTGAACCATGCAGCGCTGAGCCAGAAACTGCTGACCTATTTCGTCTCGGTAATGGCAGAGCGGCTTGCCTTTGCCAGCCGCATGATCGCGGTGTTGCGGAGATAG
- a CDS encoding 5-aminolevulinate synthase (product_source=KO:K00643; cath_funfam=3.40.640.10,3.90.1150.10; cog=COG0156; ko=KO:K00643; pfam=PF00155; superfamily=53383; tigrfam=TIGR01821) — MNMDYDALFDSALDQLRDERRYRVFVDLERIAGQFPHAVWHSPMGARQVVIWCSNDYLGMAQHPDVVGAMVEAASRMGTGAGGTRNIAGTNHSLIELERELASLHGKKAALVFTSGYVSNQTGIATIAKLLPDCLLLSDALNHNSMIEGVRQSGAQRQIWRHNDVRHLEQLLRATAPDRPKLILCESLYSMDGDVAPLHQICDLAERYGALTYVDEVHAVGMYGAHGGGIAERDGVMDRIDIVEGTLAKAFGCLGGYIAASANLIDAVRSYALGFIFTTALPPPICAAATAAIRHLRTSQWERDRHQDRVARLKSVLHTTGLPVMPSETHIVPVHVGDPEKCKLISNVLLWKHGIYMQPINYPTVPRGHERLRITPSPHHSDELMDHLAEALTDVWDQLGLPRRDRPTAMTKSRDSRIHADSIA; from the coding sequence ATGAACATGGACTATGACGCCTTGTTCGATTCCGCTCTGGACCAGCTTCGAGACGAGCGCCGCTATCGGGTGTTCGTCGATCTGGAGCGTATTGCTGGCCAGTTTCCGCATGCGGTCTGGCATTCGCCGATGGGTGCCCGGCAGGTCGTGATCTGGTGCTCGAACGATTACCTCGGCATGGCGCAGCATCCCGACGTGGTCGGCGCGATGGTGGAGGCGGCGTCGCGAATGGGCACGGGCGCGGGCGGTACGCGCAACATCGCCGGCACCAACCATTCCCTCATCGAACTGGAACGCGAACTCGCCAGCCTGCACGGAAAGAAGGCCGCCCTGGTCTTCACGTCAGGCTATGTTTCCAACCAGACCGGCATCGCAACGATCGCAAAATTGCTGCCGGACTGTCTGTTGCTTTCCGATGCGCTCAACCACAACTCAATGATAGAAGGCGTCCGCCAATCAGGCGCGCAAAGGCAGATCTGGCGCCACAATGATGTGCGGCATCTTGAGCAGTTGCTTCGCGCTACCGCACCTGACAGGCCGAAGCTGATCCTGTGCGAAAGCCTCTATTCCATGGACGGCGATGTGGCGCCGTTGCATCAAATCTGCGATCTCGCTGAGCGCTATGGCGCATTAACCTACGTCGACGAGGTTCACGCGGTCGGGATGTATGGAGCCCATGGCGGAGGCATCGCCGAACGCGACGGCGTGATGGACCGCATCGACATTGTCGAAGGCACGCTCGCCAAGGCTTTCGGCTGTCTCGGGGGCTATATTGCGGCCAGCGCCAATCTGATTGACGCCGTGCGGTCCTACGCGCTCGGCTTCATCTTCACGACAGCGCTACCGCCACCGATCTGCGCGGCGGCAACCGCAGCGATCCGGCACTTGAGGACCTCTCAATGGGAACGGGATCGCCACCAAGACCGCGTAGCGCGGCTGAAATCGGTGCTACACACGACAGGCTTGCCCGTGATGCCGAGCGAAACTCACATCGTTCCGGTGCATGTCGGCGATCCCGAGAAATGCAAATTGATCTCCAACGTTCTTCTATGGAAACATGGCATCTACATGCAGCCGATCAATTATCCGACCGTGCCGAGGGGCCACGAACGGCTCCGCATAACGCCCTCCCCTCATCATAGCGATGAGTTGATGGATCATCTCGCCGAGGCACTGACAGACGTGTGGGATCAGCTTGGACTTCCACGGCGTGATCGGCCTACAGCCATGACTAAGTCGAGAGATAGTCGAATCCATGCCGACTCGATAGCCTGA
- a CDS encoding hypothetical protein (product_source=Hypo-rule applied) has translation MKIDTDGSSGLETRFSAPRDLAAALGGAAVLLLQGLKPANASDIGKWGIALRIATTSKDNVEIVAPILIE, from the coding sequence ATGAAAATCGATACTGACGGCTCAAGCGGGCTCGAGACCAGGTTCTCGGCTCCTCGTGACCTCGCTGCGGCACTTGGCGGCGCCGCAGTTCTGCTACTGCAAGGCCTAAAGCCGGCGAACGCCTCAGATATAGGCAAATGGGGCATCGCGCTTCGTATAGCCACGACGTCGAAGGACAACGTCGAAATCGTGGCTCCCATCCTAATCGAGTGA